AACAAGGAGGAGCCGGCCCTCAAGGGCATCTCGCTGAGGGTGGAGGAGGGAGAGACGGTCCTTCTCCTGGGGAGGAGCGGGAGCGGGAAATCCACCCTGATAAAGGCGATAAACGGCCTCATACCGAACAGGTACGAGGG
This genomic stretch from Candidatus Korarchaeota archaeon NZ13-K harbors:
- a CDS encoding ATP-binding cassette domain-containing protein yields the protein MAVEIRDLTFTYSNKEEPALKGISLRVEEGETVLLLGRSGSGKSTLIKAINGLIPNRYEG